Within Thermoanaerobaculia bacterium, the genomic segment TTCTCCGATCCGAGGAACCTCGCCCGGCTCACGCCTCCCGCGATGCGGTTCCGGATCGTCGAAGCGCCCGACCGGCCTCTCCGCGCGGGCGACCGGTTGCGGTACACGATCCGGCTCGCCGGGATTCCGGTTCCGTGGACGACGCGAATCACGACCTGGGATCGGGGACGCTCGTTCTCGGATACTCAGGAACGGGGACCGTACCGGTCGTGGAATCACCGGCATTCCTTCCGGACCGTCCCCGGAGGCGTCGAGATGCTCGACGAGGTCGAATACGAGATGCCGTTCGGCATCCTGGGCCGCGTCGTCCACGCGATCTGGGTCGGGCGCGCTCTCCGGAGGATCTTCGATTTCCGCGAGCGGGCGATCCGCGAGATATTTGCGGGGTCCGGAACGACGTTCCCGGAAGGAGGGGTCATGCCGATCATCGATGCCATGGTGGACGAGATGCTGCGGGAGGGGGAGACGACGAAGAAGGTCCTCGCCCGGGTACCCCTCGACCGGTTGGACTGGAAACCGCACCCCCGGGCGCGTTCGGCCGGCGATCTCGCCTGGCACA encodes:
- a CDS encoding DinB family protein — its product is MHLARRTPVPAPREAVFAFFSDPRNLARLTPPAMRFRIVEAPDRPLRAGDRLRYTIRLAGIPVPWTTRITTWDRGRSFSDTQERGPYRSWNHRHSFRTVPGGVEMLDEVEYEMPFGILGRVVHAIWVGRALRRIFDFRERAIREIFAGSGTTFPEGGVMPIIDAMVDEMLREGETTKKVLARVPLDRLDWKPHPRARSAGDLAWHIAALPARIAAMAPNDEGDVMVVRQPPRPDSPEAIVAAFAEGLETARAALSPLTDDDLRRKFRFRRGEVTMAHLPKIAFLRAVLLNHSYHHRGQLAVYLRLLDVPVPPIYGPTADES